The Engystomops pustulosus chromosome 4, aEngPut4.maternal, whole genome shotgun sequence genome contains a region encoding:
- the CCDC77 gene encoding coiled-coil domain-containing protein 77 isoform X2 translates to MALSPPRDHRGGRYRTPHTPDLSVSYDCSPRPADSTPLPPINERLAYLRPSRELLEYYRRKIAEFDEEHEDLVKRLEQYKATYEEQHKLQWEMRQREEEIAELQKALSDMQVYLFQEREHVLRLYSENDRLKIRELEDRKKIQRLLALVGTGGGEITYFHKEPPNKVTIAQRPLQTRDPNDRKEQHPAQAGTAGKKSRTSGKNHRAPTQDKPDDQTLLLQVEALQAQLEEQTRLSKEQAEALLDDRRIRMEEAQVQHQRDQAKIKDMTDKLNKTQKLLYESTRDFLQLKFEGRANEKSWMAEKDRLLQELDRCREQLAKSHDPEREREQEMELLRLSHAERTARTSRSEEVKNLTEQLAQAHRLSDMYREQCVALEDELGKIREEGDVGREIFKERSDKVAKRLQLMTQRYEALEKRRNMEVEGFKTDIKLLRQKLRDVEKQLFKVTLNIGPDQDLAILGAVRQGNKRTHKIQGELRNLKAKIYGLENELRVG, encoded by the exons atggCGCTGTCACCACCCAGAGACCACCGGGGCGGCAG GTATCGGACCCCCCACACTCCAGACTTGTCAGTGTCCTATGACTGCAGCCCCCGGCCGGCGGACTCCACCCCGTTGCCTCCGATTAATGAGCGCCTGGCGTACCTGCGCCCGTCCCGCGAGCTGCTGGAGTATTACCGCAGGAAGATCGCAGAGTTTGACGAGGAACATGAAGACCTGGTGAAGAGGCTGGAGCAGTACAAAGCCACGTACGAGGAGCAG CACAAGCTCCAGTGGGAGATGCGGCAGCGGGAGGAGGAGATTGCGGAGCTGCAGAAGGCGCTGAGCGACATGCAGGTTTACCTCTTCCAGGAGCGCGAGCATGTCCTGCGGCTGTACTCGGAGAACGACCGCCTGAAGATCCG AgaactggaggacaggaagaaaaTCCAGCGACTTCTTGCCCTGGTGGGAACAGGCGGCGGGGAGATCACTTACTTCCATAAGGAGCCGCCAAACAAG GTCACCATagcgcagcgccccctgcagaccAGAGACCCCAATGACCGGAAGGAGCAGCACCCGGCCCAGGCTGGAACAG CTGGGAAGAAAAGCCGAACGTCTGGGAAGAACCACCGAGCCCCAACTCAAGACAAACCCGATGACCAGACCCTCCTGCTCCAG GTGGAGGCGCTGCAAGCCCAACTAGAGGAGCAAACCCGGCTCTCCAAGGAGCAGGCCGAGGCGCTACTGGATGACCGCAGGATCCGCATGGAGGAGGCCCAGGTCCAGCACCAGCGAGACCAGGCCAAGATCAAGGACATGACTGATAA GCTGAATAAGACTCAGAAGCTCCTGTATGAGAGCACCAGAGATTTCTTACAGCTGAAGTTTGAGGGTCGGGCTAATGAGAAGTCCTGGATGGCGGAGAAGGATCGGTTATTACAGGAGTTGGATCGGTGTCGGGAACAACTTGCAAAAAGTCATGATCCGGAGCGGGAGAGGGAGCAGGAGATGGAGCTCCTGAGGCTGTCACACGCTGAGAGGACGGCGCGCACATCACGCAGCGAGGAGGTGAAG AACCTGACAGAACAGCTGGCCCAGGCGCACCGGCTGTCGGACATGTACCGGGAGCAGTGTGTGGCCCTGGAGGACGAGCTGGGGAAGATCCGCGAGGAGGGAGACGTGGGGAGAGAAATCTTCAAG GAACGCTCCGATAAAGTGGCCAAGCGCCTGCAGCTCATGACGCAACGATACGAGGCTCTGGAGAAGCGCCGCAACATGGAGGTGGAAGGCTTCAAGACGGACATCAAGCTGCTGCGGCAGAAGCTGCGGGACGTGGAGAAGCAGCTCTTCAAG GTCACCCTCAATATCGGACCAGACCAGGATCTCGCCATCCTCGGCGCCGTACGGCAGGGGAACAAGCGGACCCACAAGATCCAAGGAGAATTACGGAACCTGAAAGCCAAAATCTACGGCCTGGAGAACGAGCTGCGGGTGGggtga